In Pirellulales bacterium, the genomic stretch TCCCCGGTTCCTTGGTTTTTATCCCGCCGCCAGGACCCGTCCCGCTAAACGATGTTTCCAATTGGTGGAAATGGGTGCCCGGCGCCAGTTGGCGACATCCGGAAGGGCCATCCACTGACATTGCCGGTCGAGAAGAGCATCCCGTCGTCCACGTTTCCTGGGATGACGCCCTCGCCTACTCTCATTGGGCCGGTAAACGGCTCCCCACCGAAGCCGAGTGGGAATTTGCCGCCCGCGGTGGCTTGGAAAATAAAGACTACGTGTGGGGCGACGATCCGCCCGACGAGGCGCACCCTTTGGCCAACACCTGGCAGGGAGAATTTCCTTACCACAACACCCTGGCCGATGGATACCTGCGCACCTCGCCGGTAAAATCGTTTCCACCCAATGGCTTTGGGCTGTACGATATGGCCGGAAACGTTTGGCAATGGTGCGCCGATTGGTACGACGTCAGTTTGTATGCGCGCCGCGCCGGTCAGGGTGTGATTGTGAACCCCACCGGCCCGGATCGAGGTTACAATCCTGCGGCGCCGTACAAAACCCAGCGCGTCCAGCGCGGCGGTTCGTTCTTGTGCAGCGACGATTATTGCTGGCGCTACCGGCCCAGCGCCCGGCAGGGAAGCACGCCCGATACCAGC encodes the following:
- a CDS encoding formylglycine-generating enzyme family protein, producing MGNNSLNRPGANLSAGNRSSGSEPSAISTAARALLLLALGAGAFLLSYWLTKPRSRLAPLAAPPDQAQSAASSFAPAPVPSGPAPQGMVWIPGGQFTMGTDSALGWPEEKPPHPVRVDGFWMDATDVTNSQFARFIEATGYKTTAERAPTAEEILQQLPPGSAPPDPKDLVPGSLVFIPPPGPVPLNDVSNWWKWVPGASWRHPEGPSTDIAGREEHPVVHVSWDDALAYSHWAGKRLPTEAEWEFAARGGLENKDYVWGDDPPDEAHPLANTWQGEFPYHNTLADGYLRTSPVKSFPPNGFGLYDMAGNVWQWCADWYDVSLYARRAGQGVIVNPTGPDRGYNPAAPYKTQRVQRGGSFLCSDDYCWRYRPSARQGSTPDTSMSHVGFRCVMSPAQTPGISK